Proteins encoded by one window of Cloeon dipterum chromosome 4, ieCloDipt1.1, whole genome shotgun sequence:
- the LOC135944755 gene encoding nonsense-mediated mRNA decay factor SMG9-like isoform X2, which produces MPPVHEHTQIININHMGKQHPIKEVEMKQPTILVREHTLSESSGTDGSHSKPAPTPAPKQSTVILKSREHQETRSISPNINLAKDDEKTNNSTAATHQPVYQIATKAPNNSSSAASSEGQLQAPPLMLAPVKILDECLQVCDSALEYLMDQNDYLVVGAIGPQGCGKSHILSELAGSPGIFRSDGQNYHAGGSHCTVGVDMYVTPARVIFLDTQPIFSASVMECMASMNEKKFASEASVAENTAEISDLHLIAFLLSVCHVVIYVDDWLLNLDAVRYIRDAEMLKLSPSMFLNELATEYFPTLVIVKNNAAAEDFKPETRAKVQALINRCFRGSKLKIDSRSNYNFGRANCPDQEPSSVFLLPMNSSKNQELNFHGYVSYKNLISSLCQQIQSVPRQNITPVSISERHWYHHACKVIENIKKGSLFMEYSRLLT; this is translated from the exons ATGCCGCCAGTACACGAGCATACGCAGATTATCAATATCAATCACATG GGAAAGCAGCATCCAATCAAAGAGGTGGAAATGAAGCAGCCGACGATCCTGGTCCGCGAGCACACTCTGTCAGAGTCATCAGGCACCGATGGCTCACACTCCAAGCCGGCTCCAACTCCAGCTCCAAAGCAGTCAACTGTTATCTTAAAGTCCAGGGAACATCAAGAGACACGGTCCATATCACCAAACATAAATCT agcCAAAGATGacgagaaaacaaataattccaCGGCAGCGACTCATCAACCAGTTTACCAAATCGCTACCAAAGCGCCGAATAATTCTTCTAGTGCAGCAAGTTCTGAAG GCCAACTCCAGGCTCCCCCTTTGATGTTAGCCCCAGTGAAAATTCTTGACGAGTGTTTGCAAGTGTGCGACAGCGCACTCGAGTACCTGATGGACCAAAATGATTACCTTGTCGTTGGAGCCATTGGTCCGCAGGGCTGTGGAAAGTCACACATTTTGTCAGAGTTGGCTGGCAG TCCTGGAATTTTCCGGTCAGATGGTCAGAATTATCACGCTGGAGGGTCTCATTGCACTGTGGGTGTGGACATGTACGTCACTCCAGCCAGGGTGATTTTCCTTGACACCCAACCCATTTTCTCCGCTTCCGTAATGGAGTGCATGGCCAGCATGAACGAGAAGAAATTCGCCTCGGAGGCGAGCGTGGCGGAAAACACTGCTGAAATCTCTGATTTGCATTTGATCGCGTTTTTGCTTTCCGTGTGCCACGTGGTCATTTACGTTGATGACTGGCTGCTCAATTTGGACGCTGTCAG GTACATTCGTGACGCggaaatgttgaaattatCGCCTTCAATGTTTCTAAATGAACTGGCCACCGAGTACTTCCCCACCTTGGTAATTGTGAAGAACAACGCTGCTGCTGAAGACTTCAAACCTGAAACCAGGGCAAAGGTGCAGGCCCTGATCAACAGATGCTTTCGCGGCTCCAAACTGAAGATTGATAGCCGAAGCAATTACAATTTCGGCCGCGCAAACTGTCCCGATCAGGAGCCAAGTTCTGTTTTTCTGCTCCCTATGAATTCCTCCAAAAATCAGG AATTGAATTTCCATGGATATGTTAGCTACAAAAACCTGATCTCCTCTCTCTGCCAACAAATCCAATCAGTGCCCAGGCAGAATATCACGCCAGTTTCAATCTCCGAGAGGCactg GTATCATCATGCTTGCAAAGTGATCGAGAATATCAAAAAGGGCAGCCTGTTCATGGAATACAGCAGATTGCTGACATGA
- the LOC135944755 gene encoding nonsense-mediated mRNA decay factor SMG9-like isoform X1, with the protein MEGEKYREKHKFVKKSYKGKQHPIKEVEMKQPTILVREHTLSESSGTDGSHSKPAPTPAPKQSTVILKSREHQETRSISPNINLAKDDEKTNNSTAATHQPVYQIATKAPNNSSSAASSEGQLQAPPLMLAPVKILDECLQVCDSALEYLMDQNDYLVVGAIGPQGCGKSHILSELAGSPGIFRSDGQNYHAGGSHCTVGVDMYVTPARVIFLDTQPIFSASVMECMASMNEKKFASEASVAENTAEISDLHLIAFLLSVCHVVIYVDDWLLNLDAVRYIRDAEMLKLSPSMFLNELATEYFPTLVIVKNNAAAEDFKPETRAKVQALINRCFRGSKLKIDSRSNYNFGRANCPDQEPSSVFLLPMNSSKNQELNFHGYVSYKNLISSLCQQIQSVPRQNITPVSISERHWYHHACKVIENIKKGSLFMEYSRLLT; encoded by the exons ATGGAGGGTGAGAAATATCGAGAAAAACACAAGTTTGTCAAGAAATCTTACAAA GGAAAGCAGCATCCAATCAAAGAGGTGGAAATGAAGCAGCCGACGATCCTGGTCCGCGAGCACACTCTGTCAGAGTCATCAGGCACCGATGGCTCACACTCCAAGCCGGCTCCAACTCCAGCTCCAAAGCAGTCAACTGTTATCTTAAAGTCCAGGGAACATCAAGAGACACGGTCCATATCACCAAACATAAATCT agcCAAAGATGacgagaaaacaaataattccaCGGCAGCGACTCATCAACCAGTTTACCAAATCGCTACCAAAGCGCCGAATAATTCTTCTAGTGCAGCAAGTTCTGAAG GCCAACTCCAGGCTCCCCCTTTGATGTTAGCCCCAGTGAAAATTCTTGACGAGTGTTTGCAAGTGTGCGACAGCGCACTCGAGTACCTGATGGACCAAAATGATTACCTTGTCGTTGGAGCCATTGGTCCGCAGGGCTGTGGAAAGTCACACATTTTGTCAGAGTTGGCTGGCAG TCCTGGAATTTTCCGGTCAGATGGTCAGAATTATCACGCTGGAGGGTCTCATTGCACTGTGGGTGTGGACATGTACGTCACTCCAGCCAGGGTGATTTTCCTTGACACCCAACCCATTTTCTCCGCTTCCGTAATGGAGTGCATGGCCAGCATGAACGAGAAGAAATTCGCCTCGGAGGCGAGCGTGGCGGAAAACACTGCTGAAATCTCTGATTTGCATTTGATCGCGTTTTTGCTTTCCGTGTGCCACGTGGTCATTTACGTTGATGACTGGCTGCTCAATTTGGACGCTGTCAG GTACATTCGTGACGCggaaatgttgaaattatCGCCTTCAATGTTTCTAAATGAACTGGCCACCGAGTACTTCCCCACCTTGGTAATTGTGAAGAACAACGCTGCTGCTGAAGACTTCAAACCTGAAACCAGGGCAAAGGTGCAGGCCCTGATCAACAGATGCTTTCGCGGCTCCAAACTGAAGATTGATAGCCGAAGCAATTACAATTTCGGCCGCGCAAACTGTCCCGATCAGGAGCCAAGTTCTGTTTTTCTGCTCCCTATGAATTCCTCCAAAAATCAGG AATTGAATTTCCATGGATATGTTAGCTACAAAAACCTGATCTCCTCTCTCTGCCAACAAATCCAATCAGTGCCCAGGCAGAATATCACGCCAGTTTCAATCTCCGAGAGGCactg GTATCATCATGCTTGCAAAGTGATCGAGAATATCAAAAAGGGCAGCCTGTTCATGGAATACAGCAGATTGCTGACATGA